GGCTTTCGCCGCGTATTCCATATAAAATAGGACAGGGGGTATGAGGTTCAATTGCAACATAGCAGTTGTCAATATCTAAATTATCGAAAGTCTCGGGGTAAGTTGCTTTATTCATCTCGAATACAGATTCATGATCGATCCGCCTTTCTTTTCCATAATTTTGAGGCACTCTATATGCAAGTAATTCATAGGTTTTATCAGTATCAGGGCATCCTATAGCCGCAAGAGCGCCAATTATGCCTCTGCCTTTTTTAAATTTGAAGAACTCAGCCCCTATTTTATTTGCAAATTCTTCAGCTTCTTCAATAGATATTATATTCCTTATGACTCTCATAGAATAAGATTTAAGCTCATCTGTAATTTCGCCCTGGTAAAATACAACACCCGGATTGGTTCTTTCATCACCGAGTTCTGAGAGTTCTTCTACATTTTTTAAAACTATTTCTTTAACCTTTTTAATATCTTCTTCTGATTCCACATTTAATCTGAATGATAAGCCTCCATTTCCACGTGTTCTAAACATGGCAAACGGATTTAAACGTATTAAACGAGGATAGCCAATGATGTTGAAACCAAAATATTTAAGTTCCTCAATTATAACACTACATATAAAAGTGGTGCACATTCCATCTTTGGAGTCTGTATCATCTATACCAATATACATAAAATTCACCTGACAATATACAATTACATAGATCTAATTCGGTGATCAAAATGCAAAGGGATCATATCTTAAGAGAAATAAACGAACTTTTGGCAAACCATAATTTTGAAACTTCTCACATATATGATAGAAGTTGTTTTGATATGGTCGCTCGAAAAAGATTGTTGTTGCTATTACTTAAAGTTTTAATCAATATAGATTCTTTTACAGGGCAGCAGGCAGAAGAAATAAAGAAGTTAGCAAGCACTTTTCTAGCATCTCCTCTAGTTGTAGGGGTAAAATCCAAATATGAATATTTGGAAGAGGACGTTGTCTATGAAAGACATGGAATACCTGTAATTGCTCCTGAAACCCTGCGGAATATGATTACAGAAGAAATTTATCCTGAAGTGTTTGCAGACCGTGGGGGATACTTCGTTCAGATAGATGGTGACGCTGTTAAAGAAGCTAGAGAAAGAGAAAACCTTTCCCTCAAAGAACTAGCAGATAAAGCCCATGTTTCACGTGAAACTATATATAAATATGAACGTGGACAGGTTAGGGCATCCCCTGAAACTGTGATAACTCTTGAAACTATTTTAAACATGAAAATTACACTTTCAGTCGATCTCTTTAAAGTTCCGGAAGCTGAAAAAGAGGTCATCACTGAAAAAACACCAAAAGAATTAATTAAATTAGGCTTTGGAATTATTCCAACCAGCAAAACTCCTTTCGATGCACTCACAACCAGCGACCCTCAATTAAAAGAAAAGATCGCCATGATAACAAATATGGAAAAAAACAGGAACCAGAAGATCCTGGAAAAAATGGCGGTAAATGTTAAAGACCTTGCAGGTGTAACTGGGACGGATGCAGTATTCATTTTAAAGAATAAAAAACCTTTAAGTTGTATTGAAGGTGTCCCGGCTGTTCACAGTTGGGAAATGAGTGAAATGGAAAGCCGCGGGGAATTCTTGAAAATCATCAGAGAACGGAAAGAAGAATGTAACTAAAAAAATTTTCCTAGAAAATTTTTTATCAAAAAATCCTAGCGAAAAACTTTGTTTTTCGCTGCGGAGATCGAGAATCAAAACGAATTCACTATTTAATTATTTTTTAATTCATAAAATCCTTATTTTAATTTTTTTATTTAAATCTATAGATATTCCGAAGCAATTGAAATTTGCCTCGCTCAAAAATGAATTTTGAGCTCGGAGAAAAAGGGTTCAATTATTTTTCATATTTTTTTAAAAAGAAATCAATTTTATCCACAAATAAATTCAAACCAAAAAATAAAATTTTATTGGCTACTTGTTTTTAAGCAAACCAAAGGTTTCTTCAGCTTCCCTTTCAGATGCAATTCCCACAGTCATTAAATCAACATAATCCAGTGTTTTCAAGAAGTCAAAAGCATCGTCAGGAGTAAGTATTCCAGCAGCCATAGTCTGCATTGCAATGATTGTTTTATTTAATTTAACAATTATATCTCTAAATTCGCCACGTTCTTTGGCAATAAAAGCGTCAGTATCCATTAGATATCCTAGTTTATTTACAGGGACCATATAAATATCAAATAAGTCCAATATGGGTGATTCTAAAAGATTTTTTGTTGTATTGAAAGGCTTGCGTGTTGTAATCCCTGGAACAGCCCCTGTTTGCTGTATATCTTCAAGTTTTTCAGCTAAAAAATCGTAATTCAAACTATCGGCGGCTGCATCATGAAGAATCATAGCACTTGCTCCAAGCTGGGATAGAAGTTCTATATCTTCATTTTCACAGTCCTGTCTTACAGTTCCAACAATATTAAAATCATAACCTTCATCCACGGCCCAGTTAAGGGCTTTTACTACAGGTTCATAAGGTATAAGCTGAATACCAGTAATTCCAAGTTCATGTGATTTCTTAAGTATTTTAAGTATGTTTTCTGGTTTGTCATAAAGGTCTAACTGGTAAAGTCTAGATCTATGCCCAAAATGAGCTGCCCCTATAAAAGGAGAAGTCCCAAGAAGAGTTCTTGGTATTTCCCTGTTGTTGATTGTAATAGTTCCCTCAAACATTTTTATCCCAAATTTACTCCTTTTCTACTGTTACTGCAGTTCCATAGGCTAAAATTTCCTGCATCACGTCTGAGATGTCATTTGAATCAAAACGCACGCTTATTACAGCATTAGCTCCCATTGATCGCGCGTGACGTACCATTCTATGTAAAGCTTCATCTCTTGTATCTTCCATCATTTTAACATATTCTTTTATTTCCCCACCAAACATGGAACGCAGTCCTGCACCTATTTGTCCGCCAAGACCCCTACTTCTTACAGTCAGTCCATATACAAAACCGTGAGTTTCAACAGCTTTGTATCCAGGTACGTGGTTTGAACTTACCACAATGAATTCATTTACATCCATATTATTTTGCCTCCCTCTAACAGTGAACTAACTATTTATTATGTGCTTAAAATAGTTTTTGAATATCGTTGAACTGTTCTCCCATCCATCTATATACATCATAGTGACAGATAGTATTTTTAAGTCCATTTAAACGCTTTTTACGTTGGTCATGTTTCATTGCAACGGCTTTATAAATGGCATCCGCTGTTTCTGTAATATCAAGTGCATTTATATTAATTGCATTTTCTTTAAGTTCATCGTAAGCTCCTGTGGTTTCAGATATTATTAAAATACCATCATTTTCATTTACAATGCTCCCTTCTTTAGGGACGATGTTCATTCCATCATTAATTGAATTTATTAAAAGGCAGTCATAGTTTTTAAATGCGGCAGTTACAAGTGAATATTCAGCATCAAAATGAGGAACTATAGGTTTCCACCCATCTTTAGAATATTTTGCATTGATTTCAGTGATTATATTATTTACATTAGTTTTATAGTCCCTGTATTCTTTCACATTCTCTCTGGTTGTCACCCCAGTTATGAAAAATGTGACTTTGCCTTTAAATTCGGGGTGCTTCTGGAAGAAAAGATCATATGCTTTAAAACCCCTTATAATATTTTTACTGGGATCAGTTCTTTCAGTTCTGTAAATTAAAAAGTTATTTCCCTTGATTTTTTTTACATACTGCTCCTGCTTTAAAACCTCATCGGATTTTGCAAATTCATTTAGCTTTTTGGTATCAACAGAAATAGGATAGTTCTTTACAAATGTCTCACGGCCATTATAATGCACTATATTATTTTTAAAGTCTACTTCATCTGCATATTTTTCACATGTCATAAGAAAATTCTTAACATATTTTTTAGTATGAAAACCAAGGTGATTATTAGATAAAAGCCCTTCTATAATGAATTTCCTAATGTATCGGGGATATATATTAAAATAATCTGGATGAGGCCATGGAATATGTATGAACTGACTCAAAAAAATATCATCAAACTTTTCACGGATATATGCTGGACATGTTTGCAGATGGGTGTCCTGAAGCATTATTAAAGGTTCTTTATCTGATAAATTCACTTCTTTAATTATTTTTTCTGCAAATCTCTGGTTTACATATTGATAGCTCTGCCAGGCATGATGTAAACTGTCATCAATTTCTGGAGTATATGTTAAATTCCACAGATAATGATATATAAACCATAAAAAAGGGTTATGGAAAGAATTATAAAATTCATTGTATTTTTCTCTGTCTAATCTAATTAATTGGACATTTAACCGGGGTTCTTCCAGTGGAATGGGTATTTTATTTTCTGGGAATCTGCCTGCCATTTCCATATCTGCATCGGTCATGGCGCTTGCAACCCATGTACCTCCATTCTTTTCCATAAATGGGAGCAAAGTGGGAACTATTCCTCCGGCCCCTATTTTCATCCCTATTTCATCATTATCCTCATAAAAGAATTCTACTGGGCTGCGGTTAGATGCTATGATTAAATTTTTATCTTCAAGAAATCGATTTATGCATTCATCTAAAGCTGGAATGGTAATTTCCTCCTGATATTAATTTTATTAAACGCCCATATCTATAATACACTTATAAGTTTTGTCCTGTATTAAATTGTAATTTTAGCTATTTGGAGTACTAATAAGTGCAATTTACAATATAATTCATATAGTTTTATCATAATAATCTGCACCACCTTCAAGTCATGAGCGTGTTAAAAAAACTTTCTTAATTAATATATGTTTTAATGAATTTATATTTATTTTGATTTTTTGAACTCAAAAGAAGATTTACAGCTAAAATACAAGCTTAAAATGGTGTTACTCTTAAAATAATTATTTTCAGATAAATTAGCAATAAGTTAAAAATAAGAATTTACTACAAAATTAGAGCATATATGACTTAAAATAGCTTACGAATATCGTTAAACTGTTCCTGCATCCAGATATAAACATTTCTTTCCCCGACAGTTTTTTTAAGTCCTTCAATAAGTCTTTGTCGTTCATGTTTGCTCATCATAATGGCCCTATAAATTGCATCTGCTGTTTGGCTGATATCATAAGCGTTCACAATGATAGAATAATCTTTAAGCTCTTCGTAAGAGCCTGCACCATTTGACATTATTAAAACGCCATTATTTTCATTTACTACTGGCCCTTCTTTGGCAACGATATTCATACCATCTACAATGGGGTTTACAAGTAAACAATCATAATGTTTAAAGGCCGCAGTTACAAGCCCATAATCTGCCTTAAAAATCTGTTTAATTGGCACCCAACCATCTTTGGAATACCTTTCATTTATTGAATCGATTATTCTGTAAGATTCATCTCTATAATCACAATATTCCTTTATCTGCTGTCTTGTAGGCATTCCAGTTGAGAGAAATACTACTTTTCCATGAAATTCAGGATGTTTCTGTAAAAATAGTTCATAAGCTTTAAATCCGCGGATTATATTTTTACTTAGGTCTGCTCTATCAGTTCTATACAGTAAAAAATTATTTCCCTTGATTTTTTTAATTATTTCCTCTTTTTTTATTACATCGGGGCTTTTTGCATTTTCTATGAGTTTTTTATCATCAACTGATATGGGATAATGTTTTACAAAAATTCTACGCCCTTCATACCAGATTGTATTGGTTTTGTAATCTACTTTATCTACGTAGGGTTCACAGGTATATAGAAAATTCCTGGCGTATTTTTCCAGATGAAATCCAACAATATCATTAGACAATAGTCCCTTAACAATGGCTTCCTGCATATACTCTGGAAGAATGCTGAAATATTCGGATTGAGGCCATGGAATATGGATAAAATGGCTTAGAAAAATATCATCGAGTTTTTCTCGTATATAACCAGGACAGGTGTATAAATGGTAATCTTGAAGCATGATCAAAGGTTTTTTTTCACTTAATTTTACTTCTTCTATAATTCTTTCTGCAAACTGCTGGTTTACATATACATAACTGTCATGCCATGCTTTATGGATATTATCATCAATTTCTGGCATGTATGGGGTATTCCACATGTAATGCTGCACAAACCAGATGAGGGGGTTGCTAATTACGCTGTAATAATCTTTATATATCTCTGGGTCTACAACAACGAACAAAACACAAAAATCAAGGCTATCTTCTGGAATTGGTACTAAACACTTCTTATGCTTTTTTGCCATTTCCCGATCCCCATCGGTCATGGCGCTTGCAACCCATGTTCCTTTAACACGGGTCATAAATGGAACTAAAGTAGATACAAGTCCTCCTGCACCTCTTTTCATCTCAGTTTTACCATCTTTAATATGAAATTCAACAGGTCCCCTGTTTGAGGCGACAATTAAATTTTTGTCCTTTAAAAATTCTTCTATCTGTCTGTGTGTATCATTTTGTGTAATCTACATCCCTTCATTTAATAATTTTTATATATTAATTAATATTATGTAACAACAAATTTAAATTTATTTTTATTTAAATAGAAATAGGAGATACAATAGTTTAAACAGAGGATTTTAAAAATATAGAAATTATAAAAAAATGTCATTATTAAATAATGATAATCTTTTACTTAATTTCTATTGAATCTTATACTAATTAGTTTAAATTATAAACAACAAAACTTATAACAATAGATATAATTAAATTAAATCCTCAATAGTTTAAATTTATTTATCTATATTGTACAGTAGTGATTCTATTAGTTTAGGCTCATGCTGTGATCATGTGAAGAATGTTATTTAGTTAATAAGCGATTAAATTTTTAAACTTTTTTCATTCATAATTCATATGAGACTTATAGTTACATTTGCACAAATCATGGCAAATTTAAAATAGATATGCGGCTGGTGAAATAATGGATAAAATGAAGGTAATCATAGCTGATCAAATAAATGAAAAAGGAATTAAAGAGCTTGAAGATGTGGCAGATGTTGTAGTAAACACTTCCATTACTCAAGAAGAGCTCATAGAAGAAATTAAAGATTTTGATGCTATTATTGTTAGAAGCAGGACTAAAGTAACTCGTGCTGTAATAGAAGCAGCAGAAAAGCTTAAAATTATAGCGAGAGCAGGTGTTGGTGTAGACAACGTCGATATGGCTGCTGCTACAGAAAAAGGAATAATGGTAGTTAATGCACCAGAATCAACTTCAATAACTGTTGCAGAACACACAATGGGACTTATAATGACACTTATAAGGAAAATTTCAATTGCAGACAAGTCCGTAAAAGAAGGAAAATGGGAAAAAAGCAAATTCATGGGTATAGAACTGAATGGTAAAACCCTTGGTATTATAGGCTTAGGAAGAATTGGAACCCAGGTTTCCATAAGGGCAAAGGCATTTGGAATGGAAATTCTTGTTTACGACCCATACGTAACTGAAGAAGCAGGAGCAGAAATAGGAGTTAGAGTTGTAGACCTTGAATACTTACTTAAAAATTCCGATGTCATGACAATACACGTTCCACTTACCCCTGAGACAAAACATCTCATATCCAAAAAAGAATTTGAAATGATGAAAGAAAATGCTTTCATAGTAAACTGTGCAAGGGGAGGTATAATAAACGAAGATGACCTCTATGAAGCACTTAAAAATAACATAATTGGTGGGGCCGGACTTGATGTGTTCGAAACAGAACCTCCAAAAGACAGTCCTCTTTTAACACTTGATAACATAGTCGTAACTCCGCACATCGCTGCATCAACTAAAGAAGCACAAAGAGATGCTGCAATAATCGTTGCAAACGAAGTTAAGAAAGTGTTTACTGGTGAAGCACCTAAAAACGTTTTAAACATGCCGGTTTTAGATCCAGAAACCTTTCACGCCATTAAACCATATTTAAAACTTTCTGAAAAACTAGCTAATTTCTTAATTCAGGCTGCAAAAGGCAACATAACTGAAGTTAATATAACCTACTGCGGAGAACTAGCTGACTTCCCAAGAGTAGACGTAATAAGCAGGACAATTTTAAAAGAAACATTAAATTCCATACTTACTGAACCTGTAAACATGATCAATGCACCTACCATTGCTAAAAACAGGGGCATTGTCATCACAGAAAGTAAAAGAAGCGAAGCAGAAGGATATAAAAGCCTTATAAAAATTGAAATTAAGAGCGATGAAGGCGAACTAAGCATTGAAGGTAATGCTACAAGAGAGCCAAGGATTGTAAGGATTGACAAATACTGGGTCAACGTAAAACCTGAAGGAACAATGGTAATAGCAAGATATAAAGATATCCCAGGAAGTATTGGTACCATTGGAACAAAACTGGGAGAACACGGAATAAACATTGCTAAAATGCAGGTCGGTAGGCAGGCACCTAGCGAAGAAGCTGTAATGGTTTTAACAGTAGATCAAAAGGTTCCAGTAGATGTAATTGATGAAATCAGGGCATTAGAACACGTTTATGATGCTGTATACGTTCAGTTATAAAGTTACATCAACAATAAAAAAAATAGATAATTAATTATTTATTTCTCTTTTTTTCTCATTTTTTAAGCTGGATTAAATTAATTTTCAAACCACAAAATCAGAATGAATATTTGTTTTTAAACTATCCTATAATCTGCTATATTGCCAAAGGAATCATAAGCCCTGATACTTTCTCTATCATATGGTTCTGCAATTATCATGTGAAAAAATCCTTTTGATGCAAAAAAATTCAAATCTGCATCAGATGGGCTAGCACTAGGGCCAGGATGGCTGTGAACAGATCCCACGGAGTTGGTGGTTAAAGGCTGCATGAATACCTGCATTACAGCACCTTCCTGCGAAGTTTCAACTGGAAGAAATACCAAACCTGTTATCTTAAGTATTTTTTCCTCTACTTTTCCCTCTAAAAGGGCCATGAACTCGTTAGGATATGCTTCCTTTGCAATGTTCATTATTTCGTCTATAACTTCGCTTTCCACATGTATTTCTTCAAACTGGTACTTAGACGTTCCAAGAAGTTTCCCAAGTAAATTATTCAGCTTCATTTTAT
This genomic window from Methanobacterium veterum contains:
- a CDS encoding aldo-keto reductase family protein, which produces MFEGTITINNREIPRTLLGTSPFIGAAHFGHRSRLYQLDLYDKPENILKILKKSHELGITGIQLIPYEPVVKALNWAVDEGYDFNIVGTVRQDCENEDIELLSQLGASAMILHDAAADSLNYDFLAEKLEDIQQTGAVPGITTRKPFNTTKNLLESPILDLFDIYMVPVNKLGYLMDTDAFIAKERGEFRDIIVKLNKTIIAMQTMAAGILTPDDAFDFLKTLDYVDLMTVGIASEREAEETFGLLKNK
- a CDS encoding alpha,alpha-trehalose-phosphate synthase (UDP-forming), encoding MTIPALDECINRFLEDKNLIIASNRSPVEFFYEDNDEIGMKIGAGGIVPTLLPFMEKNGGTWVASAMTDADMEMAGRFPENKIPIPLEEPRLNVQLIRLDREKYNEFYNSFHNPFLWFIYHYLWNLTYTPEIDDSLHHAWQSYQYVNQRFAEKIIKEVNLSDKEPLIMLQDTHLQTCPAYIREKFDDIFLSQFIHIPWPHPDYFNIYPRYIRKFIIEGLLSNNHLGFHTKKYVKNFLMTCEKYADEVDFKNNIVHYNGRETFVKNYPISVDTKKLNEFAKSDEVLKQEQYVKKIKGNNFLIYRTERTDPSKNIIRGFKAYDLFFQKHPEFKGKVTFFITGVTTRENVKEYRDYKTNVNNIITEINAKYSKDGWKPIVPHFDAEYSLVTAAFKNYDCLLINSINDGMNIVPKEGSIVNENDGILIISETTGAYDELKENAININALDITETADAIYKAVAMKHDQRKKRLNGLKNTICHYDVYRWMGEQFNDIQKLF
- the serA gene encoding phosphoglycerate dehydrogenase; translated protein: MKVIIADQINEKGIKELEDVADVVVNTSITQEELIEEIKDFDAIIVRSRTKVTRAVIEAAEKLKIIARAGVGVDNVDMAAATEKGIMVVNAPESTSITVAEHTMGLIMTLIRKISIADKSVKEGKWEKSKFMGIELNGKTLGIIGLGRIGTQVSIRAKAFGMEILVYDPYVTEEAGAEIGVRVVDLEYLLKNSDVMTIHVPLTPETKHLISKKEFEMMKENAFIVNCARGGIINEDDLYEALKNNIIGGAGLDVFETEPPKDSPLLTLDNIVVTPHIAASTKEAQRDAAIIVANEVKKVFTGEAPKNVLNMPVLDPETFHAIKPYLKLSEKLANFLIQAAKGNITEVNITYCGELADFPRVDVISRTILKETLNSILTEPVNMINAPTIAKNRGIVITESKRSEAEGYKSLIKIEIKSDEGELSIEGNATREPRIVRIDKYWVNVKPEGTMVIARYKDIPGSIGTIGTKLGEHGINIAKMQVGRQAPSEEAVMVLTVDQKVPVDVIDEIRALEHVYDAVYVQL
- a CDS encoding transcriptional regulator — protein: MQRDHILREINELLANHNFETSHIYDRSCFDMVARKRLLLLLLKVLINIDSFTGQQAEEIKKLASTFLASPLVVGVKSKYEYLEEDVVYERHGIPVIAPETLRNMITEEIYPEVFADRGGYFVQIDGDAVKEARERENLSLKELADKAHVSRETIYKYERGQVRASPETVITLETILNMKITLSVDLFKVPEAEKEVITEKTPKELIKLGFGIIPTSKTPFDALTTSDPQLKEKIAMITNMEKNRNQKILEKMAVNVKDLAGVTGTDAVFILKNKKPLSCIEGVPAVHSWEMSEMESRGEFLKIIRERKEECN
- a CDS encoding heavy metal-binding domain-containing protein, translated to MDVNEFIVVSSNHVPGYKAVETHGFVYGLTVRSRGLGGQIGAGLRSMFGGEIKEYVKMMEDTRDEALHRMVRHARSMGANAVISVRFDSNDISDVMQEILAYGTAVTVEKE
- a CDS encoding alpha,alpha-trehalose-phosphate synthase (UDP-forming), which gives rise to MTQNDTHRQIEEFLKDKNLIVASNRGPVEFHIKDGKTEMKRGAGGLVSTLVPFMTRVKGTWVASAMTDGDREMAKKHKKCLVPIPEDSLDFCVLFVVVDPEIYKDYYSVISNPLIWFVQHYMWNTPYMPEIDDNIHKAWHDSYVYVNQQFAERIIEEVKLSEKKPLIMLQDYHLYTCPGYIREKLDDIFLSHFIHIPWPQSEYFSILPEYMQEAIVKGLLSNDIVGFHLEKYARNFLYTCEPYVDKVDYKTNTIWYEGRRIFVKHYPISVDDKKLIENAKSPDVIKKEEIIKKIKGNNFLLYRTDRADLSKNIIRGFKAYELFLQKHPEFHGKVVFLSTGMPTRQQIKEYCDYRDESYRIIDSINERYSKDGWVPIKQIFKADYGLVTAAFKHYDCLLVNPIVDGMNIVAKEGPVVNENNGVLIMSNGAGSYEELKDYSIIVNAYDISQTADAIYRAIMMSKHERQRLIEGLKKTVGERNVYIWMQEQFNDIRKLF
- a CDS encoding tRNA(Ile)(2)-agmatinylcytidine synthase, which translates into the protein MYIGIDDTDSKDGMCTTFICSVIIEELKYFGFNIIGYPRLIRLNPFAMFRTRGNGGLSFRLNVESEEDIKKVKEIVLKNVEELSELGDERTNPGVVFYQGEITDELKSYSMRVIRNIISIEEAEEFANKIGAEFFKFKKGRGIIGALAAIGCPDTDKTYELLAYRVPQNYGKERRIDHESVFEMNKATYPETFDNLDIDNCYVAIEPHTPCPILYGIRGESPDAVLNAGKMVKVYEEIAEARVFETNQHTDMHLIQTHKISDMEKLKCYIVKGNVKDFPYTREGGHVIFTLEDASGEIPCAAYEPTKEFRDIVRELAPGDKVRVYGGIGEKGTLNIEKFEILELAKIYESKNPLCECGKRMKSAGNGKGYKCPKCGTKLRADTKDTIEVKRNIKKGFYEVPPSARRHLSKPLVRMV
- a CDS encoding Mov34/MPN/PAD-1 family protein; the protein is MKLNNLLGKLLGTSKYQFEEIHVESEVIDEIMNIAKEAYPNEFMALLEGKVEEKILKITGLVFLPVETSQEGAVMQVFMQPLTTNSVGSVHSHPGPSASPSDADLNFFASKGFFHMIIAEPYDRESIRAYDSFGNIADYRIV